From Coriobacteriia bacterium, the proteins below share one genomic window:
- a CDS encoding polysaccharide deacetylase family protein, whose amino-acid sequence MDPYTPGGRRSEQTPPRRQVATPYRRTRGRGYRTPIIVGAVVALVAVVAVGAYFGMRAITKPTGDVALQQAPASSAAPAASARATAVTGKGGASVVTSGTSSGSSLSGVAWRDADPAWIKPFLGKYIDGFTPKPGYKAVALTFDDGPNGETQYVIDTLSKYGGQATFFDTGRKLEKSWAKWQPSIIYKAGFELGNHTQHHTLPDGISSMWHRSYATDLAEINGPDAIIKADGGGIPTVWLRPMGGMIDATGIKAAVATNHLVINWTIDSNDSHGGTKTPDYLYNEVTSNIKSGDVVLMHVTHPESMAALPRIAATLNQRGLKMVTLSELAQHSTGVITQRIPN is encoded by the coding sequence GTGGATCCGTACACACCAGGGGGCCGCAGGAGCGAGCAGACGCCACCGCGTCGCCAGGTGGCCACGCCGTACCGAAGGACCCGAGGGCGCGGCTATCGCACTCCGATCATCGTGGGCGCGGTTGTCGCCTTGGTGGCTGTCGTGGCGGTGGGCGCGTACTTCGGCATGAGAGCGATCACGAAGCCAACGGGTGATGTTGCGCTGCAGCAGGCGCCCGCCTCGAGCGCAGCGCCGGCCGCCTCGGCCCGCGCGACCGCAGTCACCGGCAAGGGTGGCGCCTCGGTAGTGACAAGCGGGACGTCCAGCGGGAGTTCGTTGTCAGGGGTCGCTTGGCGCGATGCCGACCCCGCGTGGATCAAGCCGTTCCTCGGCAAGTACATCGACGGCTTCACGCCCAAGCCTGGCTACAAAGCCGTGGCGCTCACCTTCGACGACGGCCCCAACGGCGAAACGCAGTACGTCATCGATACGCTGAGCAAGTACGGCGGGCAGGCGACGTTCTTCGATACGGGCAGAAAGCTCGAGAAGAGCTGGGCGAAGTGGCAGCCGTCGATCATCTACAAAGCGGGCTTCGAGCTGGGCAACCACACGCAACACCACACGCTGCCGGACGGCATCTCCTCGATGTGGCACCGCAGCTACGCCACGGATCTCGCCGAGATCAACGGCCCCGACGCCATCATCAAGGCCGACGGGGGCGGGATTCCCACGGTGTGGCTTCGCCCGATGGGTGGCATGATCGATGCGACCGGCATCAAGGCCGCCGTCGCAACCAACCACCTCGTCATCAACTGGACGATCGACAGCAACGACTCACACGGCGGAACCAAGACGCCGGACTATCTCTACAACGAGGTCACGAGCAACATCAAATCGGGAGATGTCGTGCTCATGCACGTCACGCATCCCGAGAGCATGGCCGCGTTGCCTCGTATCGCCGCGACGCTGAACCAGCGCGGCTTGAAGATGGTCACCCTCTCGGAGCTAGCCCAGCACTCGACCGGCGTCATCACGCAGAGAATCCCCAACTAG
- the rapZ gene encoding RNase adapter RapZ, giving the protein MTDSCPIDDLPEEPEAPDDRAELVVITGMSGAGRSEAIHTFEDLGYFCIDNLPPSFIPQLVDLAELPGSTARRLAIVCDVRGHKFFDQLAGEISALEARGIDERVLFLEADDATLLRRFKETRRRHPMCDDGESVITGIQSERRALDDIRTRADIVIDTSDLRPADLRAEIRDRFLADNLSSTLSVTVYSFGFKYGVPVDADIIMDVRFLPNPHYDPLLRPFTGLDAPVREFVLSKPETMTFLDRWLPLLDDVVPGYVLEGKHHLAIALGCTGGMHRSVALAEATATHLRARGYRVAVSHRDIGRDREVR; this is encoded by the coding sequence ATGACCGACTCCTGTCCTATCGACGACCTGCCTGAAGAGCCCGAAGCCCCGGACGACCGCGCCGAGCTCGTCGTGATCACGGGGATGTCGGGCGCCGGACGCAGCGAGGCGATCCACACGTTCGAGGATCTCGGCTACTTCTGCATCGACAACCTGCCTCCCAGCTTCATCCCGCAGCTCGTCGACCTCGCCGAGCTGCCCGGCAGTACCGCCCGTCGCCTCGCGATCGTCTGTGACGTGCGCGGGCACAAGTTCTTCGACCAGCTCGCCGGTGAGATCTCGGCGCTAGAGGCGCGCGGCATCGACGAGCGCGTACTCTTTCTCGAGGCCGACGATGCCACCCTGCTGCGCCGGTTCAAGGAGACGCGTCGGCGCCACCCCATGTGCGACGACGGCGAGTCGGTCATCACCGGCATCCAGTCCGAGCGCCGCGCGCTCGACGACATCCGCACGCGCGCCGACATCGTTATCGACACGAGCGACTTGCGACCGGCCGACCTACGCGCCGAGATCCGCGACCGCTTCCTCGCCGACAATCTCAGCTCGACGCTTTCGGTGACGGTCTACTCGTTCGGCTTCAAGTACGGTGTGCCCGTCGACGCCGACATCATCATGGACGTGCGCTTTCTGCCCAACCCGCATTACGACCCGCTACTGCGCCCCTTCACCGGGCTCGATGCCCCGGTTCGCGAGTTCGTGCTCTCCAAGCCCGAGACGATGACGTTTCTCGACCGCTGGCTGCCGTTGCTCGACGACGTCGTGCCGGGCTACGTGCTCGAGGGCAAGCACCACCTCGCGATTGCGCTTGGCTGCACGGGCGGCATGCACCGCTCGGTCGCGCTCGCCGAGGCAACCGCCACGCACCTGCGCGCTCGTGGCTACCGCGTTGCGGTCAGCCACCGCGACATCGGTCGCGATCGGGAGGTACGGTGA
- a CDS encoding YvcK family protein: MSVGAGRKAVAIGGGTGLPAVIHCLLDLGFDTSAVVTMADDGGSSGLLRRQLGMLPPGDIRNCLVAMSDDEHGLAAQVFQYRFPDGGDGHVGHALGNLILAAVADITGSFPEAIAHASNYLHVRGAVLPSTLADVSLHGIDRTGEAHSGQATLAVSPHPLARVRLDPASPAAYEPALDAIREADVIVIGPGSLYTSLIPNFLVAGLAQVVRDSSAKRVYVCNVANMRGETHGLDAADHVAALAEHGLMGAVDLVLVHDPCLHGPSVCDDGAVESVVADEAVRARIETLGPRVIAADLADENDPVRHSRVALCRALEGVVS, from the coding sequence GTGAGCGTCGGCGCCGGCCGCAAAGCGGTGGCGATCGGCGGGGGAACGGGTCTTCCAGCAGTCATCCACTGCCTTCTCGACCTCGGGTTCGACACGTCCGCTGTCGTCACCATGGCTGACGATGGTGGCTCCTCGGGCCTGCTGCGGCGTCAGCTGGGCATGCTGCCGCCTGGCGACATTCGTAACTGCCTCGTGGCGATGTCCGACGATGAGCACGGACTCGCGGCTCAGGTGTTCCAGTACCGGTTCCCTGACGGCGGAGACGGCCACGTGGGCCACGCTTTGGGCAACTTGATACTCGCGGCAGTTGCCGACATCACGGGCTCATTTCCCGAGGCCATCGCGCACGCCTCGAACTACCTCCACGTGCGAGGAGCTGTGCTACCGTCCACGCTCGCCGACGTCTCGCTTCACGGCATCGACCGCACTGGCGAGGCGCACAGCGGCCAAGCAACGCTGGCCGTCAGTCCGCACCCGCTCGCACGCGTGCGCCTCGATCCGGCCTCGCCTGCGGCCTACGAGCCCGCGCTCGACGCCATCCGCGAGGCCGACGTGATCGTGATCGGCCCGGGGTCGCTCTACACCAGTCTCATCCCGAACTTCCTCGTCGCAGGGCTCGCTCAGGTTGTACGTGACTCCTCGGCGAAGCGGGTCTACGTGTGCAACGTCGCCAACATGCGAGGCGAGACACACGGCTTGGACGCCGCCGATCACGTTGCCGCACTCGCCGAACACGGACTCATGGGTGCCGTTGACCTGGTTCTTGTCCACGACCCATGCCTGCACGGTCCCAGCGTGTGCGATGATGGCGCGGTCGAGTCGGTCGTAGCGGACGAGGCAGTCCGGGCGCGCATCGAAACATTGGGGCCGCGCGTGATTGCAGCCGATCTCGCCGACGAAAACGATCCTGTCCGCCATTCGCGCGTGGCACTGTGTCGCGCTCTTGAGGGAGTGGTCTCCTAG
- the whiA gene encoding DNA-binding protein WhiA produces the protein MSFTAEVKDELSRIEPKRACCLKAELAALVRIEGTLHITGPNRYRLEVATETAPVARAVIKLLHGVYGLKTELTVRRSVLHKTNNYLITVPSQTKLAGALSELGILGENGFSLGIDAKLVKKDCCAISYLRGAFLGGGFVADPHGDFHFELTAETEQLADDLVALMGRFEIPARVAKRRGTFAVYLKGAEPIVTFLALVGAHRALLRTEDVRIIKSMRNDVNRLVNAEIANQQKTAEAALTQIEAIEALALVPGLENLPPALRELAELRLANPDVSLRELGELADPPLTKSAVYHRVRRIEELAAEEAGVTSSDE, from the coding sequence ATGTCTTTTACCGCCGAGGTGAAAGACGAGCTTTCCCGCATCGAGCCGAAGAGGGCGTGCTGCCTCAAGGCCGAGCTTGCTGCCCTCGTGCGCATCGAGGGCACGCTGCATATCACCGGCCCCAACCGCTACCGCCTCGAGGTTGCGACCGAGACCGCGCCGGTCGCCCGAGCGGTCATCAAGCTGCTGCACGGCGTCTACGGCCTGAAGACCGAGCTCACCGTGCGTCGGAGCGTGCTGCACAAGACCAACAACTACCTCATCACGGTACCCAGCCAGACCAAGCTCGCCGGAGCACTCTCCGAACTCGGGATTCTCGGGGAGAACGGCTTCTCGCTCGGAATCGATGCCAAACTGGTCAAGAAGGACTGCTGCGCGATCAGCTATCTGCGCGGCGCGTTTCTCGGCGGGGGATTCGTTGCCGACCCGCACGGCGACTTCCACTTCGAATTGACGGCCGAGACCGAGCAGCTCGCCGACGACCTCGTCGCGCTCATGGGCCGCTTCGAGATTCCGGCGCGCGTGGCCAAGCGTCGTGGCACCTTCGCCGTCTACCTCAAGGGCGCCGAGCCAATCGTGACGTTCCTCGCACTCGTGGGCGCACATCGCGCACTTCTGCGCACGGAAGACGTCCGAATCATCAAGTCGATGCGCAACGACGTTAATAGACTGGTGAATGCGGAGATAGCAAACCAACAGAAAACCGCAGAGGCGGCGCTCACGCAGATCGAGGCGATCGAGGCGTTGGCGCTGGTTCCAGGGCTCGAGAACCTGCCGCCCGCGCTGCGCGAACTCGCTGAGTTGAGGCTGGCAAATCCCGATGTATCGCTGCGTGAGTTGGGCGAGCTTGCGGACCCGCCGCTGACCAAGTCCGCTGTGTATCATAGGGTCCGCCGCATCGAAGAACTGGCGGCCGAGGAGGCTGGCGTAACCTCGTCCGATGAGTAG
- the gap gene encoding type I glyceraldehyde-3-phosphate dehydrogenase — protein sequence MTIKVGINGFGRIGRNVFRVMENDPELEVVAVNDLTDPKTLAHLLKYDSIHKKFGHKVEVVENGFKVHAIEHGGQTMGITRVVKVFSERNPADLPWGELGVDLVVESTGFFTDALKAKAHIDAGAKRVIISAPASNEDITIVMGVNDDQYDPEKHFIVSNASCTTNCLAPFAKVLRDSFGLKQGFMNTIHSYTNDQVILDFPHKDLRRARAAAMSIIPTSTGAAKAIGLVLPDCKGKLDGMSMRVPTPDGSVVDLVAELETPATKEEINAAMKAAADGPMKGYLEYCEDPIVSIDVVGNPASSVYDSLMTMVMGGGSGTFVKCVSWYDNEWGYSNRVKDLAKKMMA from the coding sequence TTGACTATCAAAGTCGGCATCAATGGGTTTGGGCGTATCGGTCGCAACGTGTTTCGCGTCATGGAGAACGACCCGGAGCTCGAGGTCGTTGCAGTCAACGACCTGACTGACCCCAAGACCCTCGCGCATCTGCTCAAGTACGACTCGATCCACAAGAAGTTCGGCCACAAGGTCGAGGTCGTTGAGAACGGATTCAAGGTCCATGCGATTGAGCATGGCGGTCAGACGATGGGCATTACGCGCGTCGTCAAGGTCTTCTCGGAGCGCAATCCCGCCGATCTTCCCTGGGGAGAGCTCGGCGTGGACCTGGTGGTGGAGTCGACCGGCTTCTTCACCGACGCGCTGAAGGCTAAGGCGCACATTGATGCTGGCGCCAAGCGCGTCATCATCTCGGCACCGGCGTCTAACGAGGACATCACAATCGTCATGGGCGTCAACGACGACCAGTACGATCCGGAGAAGCACTTCATCGTCTCCAACGCCTCGTGTACGACCAACTGCCTCGCGCCGTTCGCCAAGGTGCTTCGTGACTCGTTCGGTCTCAAGCAGGGCTTCATGAACACGATCCACAGCTACACCAACGATCAGGTCATCCTGGACTTCCCGCATAAGGACCTGCGACGCGCACGCGCCGCTGCGATGTCGATCATCCCGACGTCGACCGGTGCCGCCAAGGCTATCGGCCTCGTGCTTCCGGACTGCAAGGGCAAGCTCGACGGCATGTCGATGCGCGTTCCGACTCCAGACGGCTCGGTCGTCGACCTCGTCGCAGAGCTTGAGACTCCCGCGACGAAGGAAGAGATCAACGCCGCGATGAAGGCGGCCGCCGACGGTCCGATGAAGGGCTACCTCGAGTACTGCGAGGACCCCATCGTCTCCATCGACGTCGTGGGCAACCCGGCATCTTCGGTCTACGACTCACTCATGACGATGGTCATGGGCGGGGGCTCGGGCACGTTCGTGAAGTGCGTGTCCTGGTACGATAACGAGTGGGGCTACAGCAACCGCGTTAAGGACCTGGCCAAGAAGATGATGGCGTAG
- a CDS encoding phosphoglycerate kinase — protein sequence MFSKKTVKDVDVKGKRVLVRVDFNVPIADGAVTDDTRVRAALPTIRYLIDHGAKVILCSHLGRPKGEPDPQYSLRPVRRVLQRLIGRNVIFVDDIVGADAQEAVTRMVDGEILMLENVRFAPGEKSNDPAFAKALAALADIYVNDAFGAAHRAHASTAGVAEFLPAYAGLLLAREIETLTGMLTNPERPFVAILGGSKVSDKFGVIDKLIDVVDALIIGGGMAFTFLVAKGLGIGKSIVEPDWVEPAKAMLIKAEAKGVDILLPVDFVLADTFAEDAETRIAGREEIPADMMGLDIGPASTELFKGAISDARTIFWNGPMGVFEMTPFETGTKEVALAVARNNRAVSVVGGGDSVAALKKFDLEERVTFVSTGGGASMKLLEGAKLPGLEALLDK from the coding sequence ATGTTTTCCAAGAAGACCGTCAAGGATGTCGACGTCAAAGGCAAGCGCGTGCTGGTGCGCGTCGACTTCAACGTGCCGATCGCCGATGGAGCCGTCACCGACGACACACGCGTGCGTGCGGCCTTGCCGACCATCCGGTACCTGATCGACCACGGGGCCAAGGTCATCCTGTGCTCGCACCTCGGGCGTCCTAAGGGAGAACCGGACCCGCAGTACTCGCTGCGTCCCGTGCGCCGCGTGCTGCAGCGCCTGATCGGGCGCAACGTCATTTTCGTCGACGACATCGTGGGCGCCGATGCCCAGGAAGCCGTCACGCGCATGGTTGACGGCGAGATTCTCATGCTCGAGAACGTTCGCTTTGCCCCGGGCGAGAAGTCCAACGACCCGGCGTTCGCCAAGGCGCTCGCCGCGCTCGCAGACATCTACGTCAATGACGCGTTCGGCGCCGCACATCGCGCTCATGCCTCTACCGCCGGCGTCGCAGAGTTCCTGCCGGCGTACGCTGGGCTGCTGCTCGCCCGGGAGATCGAGACACTGACTGGGATGCTCACCAACCCCGAGCGCCCGTTCGTCGCGATCCTCGGAGGGAGTAAGGTCTCGGACAAGTTCGGCGTCATCGACAAGCTGATCGACGTGGTCGATGCGCTGATCATCGGCGGCGGCATGGCCTTCACGTTCCTGGTCGCCAAGGGCCTCGGCATCGGCAAGTCGATCGTCGAGCCCGACTGGGTCGAGCCCGCCAAGGCGATGCTCATCAAAGCCGAGGCGAAGGGCGTCGACATCCTGCTGCCCGTCGACTTCGTTCTCGCCGACACGTTCGCCGAGGACGCCGAGACCCGCATCGCGGGCCGCGAGGAGATTCCGGCCGACATGATGGGCCTCGACATCGGACCCGCCTCAACCGAGCTGTTCAAGGGTGCGATCTCCGATGCCCGGACCATCTTCTGGAACGGCCCGATGGGCGTCTTCGAGATGACACCGTTCGAGACCGGCACCAAAGAGGTCGCTCTTGCGGTCGCGCGCAACAACCGCGCGGTCTCTGTCGTGGGAGGTGGCGATTCGGTCGCCGCGCTGAAGAAGTTCGATCTCGAGGAGCGCGTCACGTTCGTTTCCACCGGCGGTGGTGCGAGCATGAAGCTGCTCGAGGGGGCAAAGCTACCGGGCCTCGAAGCCCTGCTCGACAAGTAA
- the tpiA gene encoding triose-phosphate isomerase: protein MGRKPMIAGNWKMYKTPGEAAVLAQQIDDLLGEDKGLSQLVEAVVCPPFVDLKPVATVIEFDKSSLKLAAQNVYWETEGAFTGEVSAPMLVDVGCDYCVVGHSERREYFGETNETVNRKVKALLTAGITPIVCCGETLETRDAGETDTFVRNQIRTGLDGITAEQAAALVIAYEPIWAIGTGRTPTPEAANDVCRSIRATVGACFGPDAAQSVRVLYGGSAKPENIMLFMPEPDIDGALVGGAALVADSFYRMVKTAGDFA, encoded by the coding sequence ATGGGTCGCAAGCCGATGATTGCGGGCAACTGGAAGATGTACAAGACGCCGGGCGAGGCCGCTGTGCTCGCGCAGCAGATCGACGACCTGCTCGGCGAGGACAAGGGACTGTCCCAGCTTGTCGAGGCTGTCGTGTGCCCGCCGTTTGTCGACCTGAAGCCGGTAGCAACCGTCATCGAGTTCGACAAGTCGTCGCTGAAGTTGGCCGCCCAGAACGTCTACTGGGAGACCGAGGGCGCTTTCACCGGTGAGGTTTCGGCGCCCATGCTGGTCGATGTGGGTTGCGACTACTGCGTGGTCGGTCACTCGGAGCGCCGCGAGTACTTCGGGGAGACCAACGAGACCGTGAATCGCAAGGTCAAGGCGCTGCTGACGGCCGGTATCACACCCATCGTCTGCTGCGGCGAGACGCTCGAGACCCGCGACGCAGGCGAGACCGACACGTTCGTCCGCAACCAGATTCGCACCGGCCTTGATGGCATCACCGCCGAGCAGGCCGCCGCGCTCGTCATCGCCTACGAGCCTATCTGGGCCATCGGCACCGGTCGCACGCCCACCCCGGAAGCCGCCAACGACGTCTGTCGCTCGATCCGAGCGACTGTGGGCGCCTGCTTTGGCCCTGATGCAGCGCAGAGCGTGCGCGTGCTCTACGGCGGCTCGGCCAAGCCCGAGAACATCATGCTGTTCATGCCGGAGCCAGATATCGACGGCGCGCTCGTCGGTGGGGCGGCACTTGTCGCCGACTCGTTCTATCGCATGGTCAAGACGGCGGGAGACTTCGCCTAG
- the gpmI gene encoding 2,3-bisphosphoglycerate-independent phosphoglycerate mutase, whose amino-acid sequence MPKNLPALLVIMDGFGEAAAVPGNAIEAANTPNLDALFAKWPSTTLEASGLAVGLPVGQMGNSEVGHLNIGAGRVVYQELTRINLAVEDGSLVKNPVLSAAIDGAVADGRAVHFMGLLSDGGVHSSRDHLYALVRMAHARGAERIYVHAFLDGRDVPPSSGLQFVRDAEAFLAEQRVGQIATVMGRYYAMDRDNRWDRVEKAWRAMVLGEGMAQGSASEAVQASYDAGLTDEFVVPAVCAPVRVEDGDALVFFNFRPDRAREITRAFVDPTFEAFERPVFPHVRFVCLTEYDPTIPAPVAFAKEFPTHVLADALADHGLRQLHIAETEKYAHVTFFFNGGAETPKRGETRVLVASPKVSTYDLQPEMSEPEVTRELCAAIDRGDADVYIVNFANCDMVGHTGMFDATVKAVEAVDAGVGAVVSAIRARGGVALITADHGNAEAMVDPDGHTPFTAHTLDPVPFIVVADGVRDLDAGGKLADVAPTLLDLIGVEKPTEWTGRSLLLY is encoded by the coding sequence GTGCCCAAGAACCTGCCCGCTCTGCTCGTCATCATGGACGGTTTCGGCGAGGCCGCGGCCGTCCCTGGCAACGCCATCGAAGCGGCCAACACGCCCAATCTCGACGCGCTCTTCGCCAAATGGCCCAGCACCACTCTCGAGGCGTCGGGTCTGGCTGTTGGCCTGCCCGTCGGCCAGATGGGCAACTCGGAGGTCGGGCACCTCAACATCGGCGCTGGTCGCGTCGTCTACCAGGAGCTCACCCGCATCAACCTTGCGGTCGAGGACGGTTCGCTCGTCAAGAACCCAGTGCTCTCCGCAGCCATCGACGGCGCCGTTGCCGACGGCAGGGCTGTCCACTTCATGGGCCTGCTGTCCGACGGTGGCGTTCACAGCAGCCGAGACCATCTCTACGCGCTCGTCCGCATGGCTCACGCGCGTGGTGCCGAGCGCATCTACGTCCACGCCTTCCTCGACGGCCGCGACGTCCCGCCAAGTAGTGGCTTGCAGTTCGTCCGCGACGCGGAGGCGTTCCTCGCCGAGCAGCGCGTCGGGCAGATCGCGACGGTGATGGGCCGCTACTACGCGATGGACCGCGACAATCGCTGGGACCGTGTCGAGAAGGCATGGCGCGCGATGGTTCTCGGCGAGGGCATGGCGCAAGGCTCGGCGAGCGAGGCCGTACAGGCCAGTTACGACGCGGGACTGACCGACGAGTTCGTCGTTCCCGCGGTGTGCGCGCCGGTCCGCGTGGAGGACGGCGACGCGCTCGTCTTCTTCAACTTCCGTCCGGACCGCGCACGCGAGATCACGCGCGCCTTCGTCGACCCCACGTTTGAGGCCTTCGAACGCCCCGTCTTTCCGCATGTGCGATTCGTATGCCTCACCGAGTACGACCCGACCATTCCGGCTCCGGTCGCATTCGCCAAAGAGTTCCCCACGCATGTCCTGGCCGATGCGCTCGCCGATCACGGTCTGCGGCAACTCCACATTGCGGAGACCGAGAAGTACGCGCACGTGACGTTCTTCTTCAACGGCGGCGCTGAGACGCCGAAGCGAGGCGAGACGCGGGTTCTGGTCGCAAGTCCTAAGGTCTCAACGTACGACCTGCAACCTGAGATGAGCGAGCCCGAGGTGACCCGCGAGCTGTGCGCGGCAATCGATCGCGGTGATGCCGACGTCTACATCGTGAACTTCGCGAACTGCGACATGGTGGGCCATACCGGCATGTTCGACGCGACGGTCAAGGCGGTCGAGGCTGTGGACGCTGGCGTGGGCGCGGTTGTCTCGGCGATTCGCGCGCGTGGTGGGGTGGCGCTCATTACGGCCGACCACGGGAACGCCGAGGCAATGGTAGACCCGGACGGCCATACGCCGTTCACCGCGCATACGCTGGACCCAGTGCCGTTCATCGTGGTCGCAGATGGCGTGCGTGATCTCGACGCGGGAGGCAAACTCGCGGATGTGGCACCGACGTTGCTCGACCTGATCGGCGTCGAAAAGCCGACTGAGTGGACGGGACGCTCGCTGCTGCTATACTGA
- the secG gene encoding preprotein translocase subunit SecG, which produces MKTFLLVIGLIVWAISSIGLIIFVLLHSGKGSGLSDMLSGSMSPTSTGTSVIEKNLDRITIGFAVAFGVSLVLLMVVYPK; this is translated from the coding sequence GTGAAGACGTTTCTGCTGGTAATCGGTCTCATCGTTTGGGCGATCTCTTCGATCGGCCTGATCATCTTCGTGCTTCTGCACTCGGGCAAGGGCAGTGGACTTTCAGACATGCTGAGCGGTTCGATGTCGCCCACGTCGACCGGCACGAGCGTTATCGAGAAGAACCTCGACCGCATCACAATCGGCTTTGCCGTAGCGTTCGGCGTGAGCCTGGTTCTGCTCATGGTCGTGTATCCCAAGTAG
- a CDS encoding peptide ABC transporter substrate-binding protein → MHRYLKKTAAVMLSVIMVVALAGVAGCAPSTSTSGGTSSTASGPVKGGMLSFYIGEPEAIDPFNAQESEGVQVTQSLFDSLTAVNPTTGKVIPAAADSWSSDASATVWTFKLHPGAKFADGEPVTAADFVYAWNRIAESASKDATNPSQISYHLSPVVGYDEANSKGTPMSGVKAIDDTTLQVTLQYPFADWPYVCSHPALAPVPQKLVENGVPYNGKTVPFDQMPVGNGPFKMSAPWVHNQYIKVVRNDDYYGTKAHLDGVDFKIFADLDTAYREFEAGSLDFTQIPSGQVAAAKQKYGVAADGYTVDPGHGVLLGPEAAIYYLSFDMKKAPLDNLNVRKAISLAINRDAINQAVFEGTRKAAGSYVPPGIPGYEDNQFQFSHYDIAAAKQALVDAGYPGGKGLPTLELAYNSGAGHAQVMALVQSDLKAIGVNTKTYTLQGAQYWPYLTTTKFQVARDGWIADYPIIDNFTNPIFNSTADNNHSHYSNPQVDAMILKARSTTDEAARIALYQQIQKMVGDDAPVAPIVYYAHNRVGANRVNNLFYDNMGLAHFDIAWLTGGGK, encoded by the coding sequence GTGCATCGGTATCTCAAGAAGACCGCCGCCGTAATGCTGTCGGTCATCATGGTCGTGGCCTTGGCTGGCGTCGCTGGCTGCGCGCCCTCGACGTCGACTTCGGGCGGCACGAGCTCGACCGCGTCGGGTCCGGTCAAGGGTGGAATGCTCTCGTTCTACATCGGTGAGCCGGAGGCCATCGACCCGTTCAACGCCCAGGAGTCTGAGGGCGTGCAGGTCACCCAGTCCCTCTTCGACAGCCTCACGGCTGTCAACCCCACGACCGGCAAGGTCATTCCTGCGGCAGCGGACAGCTGGTCGTCAGACGCGTCGGCGACCGTATGGACGTTCAAGCTCCATCCGGGCGCGAAGTTCGCCGACGGTGAGCCCGTCACGGCGGCAGATTTCGTTTACGCGTGGAACCGGATTGCCGAGAGCGCGTCGAAGGATGCAACGAACCCGTCGCAAATCTCGTATCACCTCTCGCCGGTTGTCGGCTACGACGAGGCCAATTCCAAAGGCACGCCAATGTCGGGCGTGAAGGCCATCGACGACACGACGCTGCAGGTCACCCTCCAGTATCCGTTCGCAGACTGGCCCTACGTCTGCTCGCACCCGGCGCTTGCGCCAGTGCCACAGAAGCTCGTTGAGAACGGCGTCCCCTACAACGGCAAGACCGTTCCGTTCGACCAGATGCCGGTTGGCAACGGGCCGTTCAAGATGTCGGCGCCATGGGTGCACAACCAGTACATCAAGGTCGTGCGCAACGACGACTACTACGGCACGAAGGCTCACCTTGACGGCGTCGACTTCAAGATCTTCGCCGATCTTGACACCGCGTACCGTGAGTTCGAGGCCGGTAGTCTCGACTTCACCCAGATCCCGTCGGGGCAGGTCGCAGCCGCGAAGCAGAAGTATGGCGTTGCCGCCGACGGCTACACCGTCGATCCCGGCCATGGCGTGCTGCTTGGCCCCGAAGCGGCCATCTACTACCTGTCGTTCGACATGAAGAAGGCGCCGCTCGACAACCTCAATGTCCGCAAGGCCATCTCGCTTGCGATCAACCGCGACGCGATCAACCAGGCGGTGTTCGAGGGTACGCGCAAGGCCGCGGGCAGCTACGTGCCTCCTGGGATTCCCGGCTACGAAGACAACCAGTTCCAGTTCTCGCACTACGACATCGCCGCAGCCAAGCAGGCGCTTGTCGACGCTGGGTACCCCGGTGGCAAGGGCCTTCCGACGCTCGAGCTGGCGTATAACTCCGGGGCGGGTCACGCGCAGGTTATGGCGCTCGTCCAGTCCGATCTGAAGGCGATCGGTGTCAATACGAAGACCTACACGCTCCAGGGCGCGCAGTACTGGCCCTACCTGACGACCACGAAGTTCCAGGTCGCGCGTGACGGTTGGATCGCCGACTACCCGATCATAGACAACTTCACGAATCCGATCTTCAACTCCACCGCCGACAACAACCACTCGCACTACTCGAACCCGCAGGTTGACGCGATGATCCTGAAGGCGCGCTCGACCACGGATGAGGCCGCTCGAATCGCACTGTATCAGCAGATCCAGAAGATGGTCGGCGACGATGCCCCTGTGGCGCCGATCGTCTACTACGCCCACAACCGTGTCGGCGCGAACCGGGTCAACAACCTGTTCTACGACAACATGGGCTTGGCGCACTTCGACATCGCCTGGCTGACCGGCGGCGGGAAGTAG